The Deinococcus aestuarii genomic interval GTTGAGCCCTACACCGAATACAGTGGAGAAGCGGGAGCCCCTTGCCGGGGCCTTGGCTGACCTCTCCCTTCCAGAAGCCTCGTACCTAAGACCCTTAATGGAACCTCACCTGATAGGATGGGGGAGTTTAGCCACCCCTTAGATCACTCCCCCTCAAGCGGCCCTGAGTCCAGAATGCCTGGCGCTGACCTGTTAAATTGCCGGAAACGTGCTTGGAGTCAATACTACAATCTCCCTCACTTCACCGCGCGGCGCCCCGTTTTGTAGGGATGCCACCGCGGCTTCCACACGCTCTGCATAGCTTTCTGGCCCATACGTTCGCCTGAGCGCAAGGCGCCGGACACACCCTCGACATCACCAGGGACTCATCCACCGGAACGGAGCCGCCGCCGCAACCCCTCGACGAACCCGTCCCACTCCCCACGGGCCCGCGCCGCGGTTGCTTGGCTGGAAAGCTCCGTCGCTAGGAGCGTGCCCGCTACGGCCTGAGCCTCCAGGAGCGCGAGCTCCTCCCCAGTCAACACCCGGCGGAGCATGAGCAGCAGCGCCCCACGTTCCTCCCGCCACTGCTCGGCCGACGGCAGCCGCGAGAGCGCCTCCCGCTTGGCCGCCGCCGCCTGCTCGGCCTGGCGCTCAGCTTCCCGCTGACGTTCGAGTGCGAGGAAGGACTGGACTGTGCGCTCGCCCTGGGGAGCCAGGATGCCCGGGTCGAACTCGTACTTCTCCCGGTTCACCAGGAAGTCGGACAGCAGGCCTCCCGGGTTGCGGATGGGCGTGCCCCCAGCCATCCGCCGGTGTTGCAGGAACTCCACGGCCTCGTGGATGCGGTCCGCGTGATCCCGGGCGAGTTGCACCGCGCGGGGCCCACCGACCCCCTGCTCGCGCAGCAACCTCACCAGCCCGGGGTCGGGATCTGCCTCCGTCAGGTAGACATACTCAAACTGCGTGTTCTGCCCGCGGCCGGTCATGTGGATGTCCCGCAGGTAGTTGTTGGCCATCAGCTCCTGGTGGGCGGGGTCCAGGGCCCGGCGAATCTTGTCGGTGTCAGTGCTGCTGATCCCGCAGGCGGCCCGCCAGTCCATCAGGTTCACCGTGAGGCTGGAGCGGATGGTGCCCTCATCGTCGTAACGGTGCGCCTCCGACAGGCGGTAGAGGGCGCGTGAGGGCGGCTGTTCCAGGCGCTCGAGCACCGTGCGGTTGAGGGGGTGCATGAAGCCCGCCCGCAGGCTCTCAGCGATGGGGGCGCCCAGCCGCACGCTGAGGGTACTGTCGGGCACCAGTTCTGGCAGGTCGCCCATGCTCTCCTGGTCCCAGAAGCGGATCTGGTCGATGACCCGGAAGGCGTCGTTGAAGCGCACCGCGCTGCCGTCCGGCCGCCGCCAGCCCTCCGTGACGATGAAGCCGGTGGACCAGATGCGCAGCAGGCCCTCGCGCATCCGGTGGAAGGCCCGGCCGTTCTTGGTCATCAATGAAGCCTCGCGCAGGGCGTTCGCGCTGGTGTGCACCCAGTTGTCCTCGGGGGCACCCTGCTGGAGGAACAGCTGCTGCAACCCCAGCACTAGGTCCGCGTCTGCACCGTGGGGGCGGCCCCGGCTGGAGTCGCCCTGCACCCGGACCGCCCGGCCTCCGATCACGAAAGCGGCTTGCCAGCTTGGGGTGTGACCCAGGCGGGCCTGGATGCTGAACAGGCCCAGCCGGTCGAGGTTCCTCTCGATCTGGGGAGCGTTCGGCTTGGGGCGTTTCCTGTTCATGTTGTTTTTTAACTTCTTCAAAGATAAAAGAAGACAACAACAGGCGTTACTCCAGTTCTCGTCCTGGACGCTCTTTCTGCATCCTCTTCCCCCAAAAGTATCCCAAGGGGATAGGTGTTTCCCCCAAAGGTATCCCAGAAGTGAGACTGCTTTCCCCCAAAGGTGTCTCACCACAAGCATTCTGAGGCTCAGGGTGGATAAACGTGTCTAGCACGCGGTAAATCTCGTTTCCCCCAAAGGTGTCCCAGGCTGGGATGGCGCCCTTCCCCCAAAGGTATCCCGCCTGTGAGGCAGTTTCCCCCAGAGGTGTCCCAGACGCGCTCGGAGCAGTTGGAAGGGGAAATCAGGCGTCTAGGAGGCACTTTGTTCGGCGCCTCTCCGCAAGGGCCCCCCAAAAGTGTCCCACTCCTGGGGCATCAGGGTCAGGCGCATCAAGCTGCGCTTCACGGGGGGAGCCTTTGGAGTTTTATGCTGTCGGAAAGAGAGCAGCGAGAGGGGGACTGGATCGTCGGTAAGGCCCAGCAGCCGACAGACGTCAACGTTGACAGCGAGCGCCAAAATTTTGGTTCTAGAGGTGGAGGCAGAACGCTCACTCTGCTGCCGTCGAGGTAGGTCTTCAGCCCAGTGCCGTTGCCCATCTGGATGAAGATGTCCCTGAAAAGGTCGCGATACTCTTGCTCCAAGGCTTTGGCAGGAGCAGGTGCCAGACGTTCGCCGTGCGGGGGTCGAGGGTCATGAGCCACTGGCGAGGAGCATCAGGACCGGCGTAGTTCCAGCCGCTCGGCCTATACGTCGCTCGGTCAATCAGCACGTCGGGCTTGTTCGCTAGGGTAATCAAGTTATTACCGGCCCAGACGCGGGGACCCCAGCAGGGAGGCGACGACCTGCGCATGCATCGGCTTACCGTGCTCCTTGACCCACCGCGCGGCGGCCTAGCCCCGGCACAGGGCTTTCAGATAGGTGAAGGCGGGGCCATCCTAAGGCAAGGAGCTCGGCGGGGTGCCTTCCTTGCCTGAGCGGCGGGACCATGAAGAGCGTGCCAGGGGTTTCTGCTGGGGTAGGCCGTCATTTTAGGCAGGAGAGGGAACTTCCAGTCGAAGAGATTGACGGGATGGGCCGTATGCCTGGACTGGAACAGTTAGGGCCGAGGAGAATTTAGGGTACTGTTCTCGTACAGCGATACTGTCCCAATTTTGGTCGCTGTGCAGGAGGACAAGCGATCGGTGCTAACTCCCTGGTACCGTGATGTTGCTTGAATCTCGTACATAAGTCGGGCATCAATCCAACTTCTCATGGGTTGACGAGGAATTATCTTAATAGGATAATGACCGAGGTCCCAGTTGTTCACCTGGGAAGGCCCGTTAACTGGTGTTGAAACGCTTACCCAACTCAGGTCCAGAATGGCGTCCTTGCCATGCAAATGCGAACGACTCCCCTAACCTCCGTTTGCATTGACACCGTTCGGCCACGACTCCTCAAGGAGCCGGTATGGCACGCTTACAATTGAAGGAACTGGGGGAATACATTTCGTGTTTAAGTATCTCAAAAGCAGGAACTGCCTGGCTCGATAGGCAGACGAAGAGAGAATATTCGTTAAATGATGTCCGCCTATTTATGAACGCAACTCAGTGTGCACGAACTGAAATGGGGCCTGGCTTGAGTCAGGCCGACTACAGTGGTTTAACCTACCATCAGTTGATGACGGCAGCGTCAGATGCTTTTGACAGAGGTCTTCTCAATTATAGTCTTCACACTGTATCTTCCTATTTGAATAGCTTCAAGACGTACTTGTTGAGTAAAGGTGTGTTGATCGACAACATTATAAATGTAGAGATTTTTGGGCAGAGGGAGGTAGATAATGCTGTTGAAAAATATAAGAATAAAAAGAGGGGAACACATATAAAATCCGTGGTAAAGTTTTTCGAAAAACTTTACCACTATATGTTGGGGCCGAAGCAGCATGACGATGATCTGAATGAAAAATTGCAACTTCGCTCCAGCATAGTGTATAGAAATTGGTGGCCTAGCGATTTACCTGCAGGAAAGAGTGGAGAACGTTTTAAGGAAACGGTTCTAAGACGCCTATCCAGAAATTTTCACAACCTCAACAGAAATGAACAGCGCAAAGTCTTTGACGATACTACAGAGTCTGTAAGAAGTCTAAGTTATTTAACTGAACATGAAAGAGTAACATTGAGTTTGAGAAGAGATTTCCCTATCAAAAGACTATTTGAACAGAATAAAAGACTCAGTTATGAGTTTGAGGATTTGACTAAGTTTAAGACAGACCCTTTTTATCAGGATTTAGAAAGAGACGGAGTCTGCAAACCTGAT includes:
- a CDS encoding replication initiator protein A, with product MNRKRPKPNAPQIERNLDRLGLFSIQARLGHTPSWQAAFVIGGRAVRVQGDSSRGRPHGADADLVLGLQQLFLQQGAPEDNWVHTSANALREASLMTKNGRAFHRMREGLLRIWSTGFIVTEGWRRPDGSAVRFNDAFRVIDQIRFWDQESMGDLPELVPDSTLSVRLGAPIAESLRAGFMHPLNRTVLERLEQPPSRALYRLSEAHRYDDEGTIRSSLTVNLMDWRAACGISSTDTDKIRRALDPAHQELMANNYLRDIHMTGRGQNTQFEYVYLTEADPDPGLVRLLREQGVGGPRAVQLARDHADRIHEAVEFLQHRRMAGGTPIRNPGGLLSDFLVNREKYEFDPGILAPQGERTVQSFLALERQREAERQAEQAAAAKREALSRLPSAEQWREERGALLLMLRRVLTGEELALLEAQAVAGTLLATELSSQATAARARGEWDGFVEGLRRRLRSGG